In the Clavelina lepadiformis chromosome 8, kaClaLepa1.1, whole genome shotgun sequence genome, one interval contains:
- the LOC143468270 gene encoding uncharacterized protein LOC143468270, with protein sequence MATTAQNIREITSEDLGSAETAITKRSEIEKERRVSSFGIRRSPNWSTSEIQILCDFVRENKAQLFGIGQVGGKKGINAIKKKHWELCAAMINTKAGKSRHWSQVRKKWKDLSYFARSCQKKEEKMHESGKANGKFGEGSIINGDDLFADDINSFPSNDSVANETEISNHSDESITMSSSAATSPFSTSDGSVKSERDITNTINDIEFCFQPDVPSSLNQQQNQADSPCIQPTETVRAKKVASPFQQRSCCCANSNDQIDNDRRCKGASQMTPYQESILQITKEQLVVQRKFLRCARDIVHWTRRIGSSLTKLKRRSGESLVQPPKRYRREELSRTRWRHESETSDPEYF encoded by the exons ATGGCAACAACAGCGCAAAATATACGAGAAATAACTAGCGAAGATTTGGGAAGCGCAGAAACTGCCATCACCAAACGTAGTGAGATAGAAAAAGAAAGAAGAGTCTCTTCTTTTGGCATTAGAAGAAGTCCAAACTGGAGCACATCGG AAATTCAAATACTTTGCGACTTCGTGCGCGAAAATAAAGCCCAACTTTTTGGGATTGGTCAAGTAGGTGGAAAAAAAGGTATCAATGctataaagaaaaaacacTGGGAACTCTGTGCTGCCATGATCAACACCAAAGCGGGAAAAAGTCGGCACTGGAGTCAAGTACGAAAAAAATGGAAAGATTTGTCTTATTTTGCTCGCAGCTGTCAAAAGAAGG AAGAGAAAATGCATGAAAGTGGTAAAGCCAACGGTAAGTTTGGAGAAGGGAGCATCATAAACGGCGACGATCTTTTTGCTGATGACATTAACAGCTTTCCATCTAACGACAGCGTTGCAAATGAAACTGAAATTTCCAATCATTCTGACGAATCAATCACGATGTCTTCATCGGCTGCAACATCACCATTTTCCACTTCCGATGGCAGTGTTAAATCGGAAAGGGATATCACAAACACAATTAATGATATTGAGTTTTGCTTTCAGCCTGATGTTCCAAGTTCGTTAAATCAACAGCAAAATCAAGCTGATAGTCCTTGTATTCAACCCACCGAAACTGTCAGagctaaaaaagttgcaagtCCGTTTCAACAGCGATCGTGTTGTTGCGCTAACAGCAATGATCAGATTGATAATGATCGAAGATGCAAAGGTGCATCGCAGATGACCCCGTACCAGGAGTCGATCTTGCAAATCACAAAGGAGCAACTGGTTGTACAACGTAAATTTTTGAGGTGTGCGAGGGATATTGTTCACTGGACTCGCAGAATCGGTTCGAGTTTGACGAAGCTAAAACGGCGCAGTGGAGAAAGTTTGGTCCAGCCGCCGAAACGCTACAGGCGCGAAGAACTTTCTCGAACAAGATGGAGGCATGAATCGGAAACAAGCGACCCGGAATACTTCTAA
- the LOC143468269 gene encoding DNA repair protein REV1-like isoform X1, giving the protein MGGRGFLKVQSDDGWGERGGYMNAKLQKLEEQFTKQSERLGKLSSIFEGVAIHVDGYTSPTADQLKALMAQHGGRYHAYYSSTGTTHIIATNLPRAKTKDLRPNQKIVRPEWVVDCIKEGKQLPIQPYIVAARGVSRMQTTLTGMSNNSIFVKESRLISTDRSMSETQTFPDDGNSSTRETPPPYAPSTSKKMETMSSSRTIVSTTDSTFLSDFYSHSRLHFLSTWRTELADYVRSLSNENANLAGFNELRKIATTTPGPGCSTTRGKYIVHIDMDCFFVSVGLLSRPHLAGLPVAVTHHSANAPATFQQRPGTDPEFEMNYYHQKLDKKKRETECQEKLPKDTGSKTAANTVSSYSEIASCNYEARRVGLKNGMFYGKAIELCPDLVAIPYDFGAYRQASQKLYTVLTSYTKSIEAVSCDEALLDITHLVADTGLSPSTIVQHIRQKIKDETGCNASAGIAPSISIARMATRVGKPNGLHEVKSNQVDFFIHDQKVKDLPGVGRSTASRLQELGVKTCGDLKLISLSILKKEFGVKNGQKLYDLCRGVDKREVCQSKERKSVSADVNYGIRLTTEEEMKTFLGNLAKEVSDRLKKAQMVGKKVTLKIMVRLPNAPVETAKYGGHGVCQSLSKCKSLDFFTDDCDVIKREAIILMKSLQTNIPDLRGIGIQLTQLQSAAAKIDVHKSAIGKFMKPKEEDSKTKLVKAEDCIIIDSDDEVPNVNNCESNQGLDSSVQTNVLSLNKRTENKGISTSFLDALPDDIRQEVEKDIKGQQLALQGTRVPEDVINVETSNDVVGKSSKSKSGRTSGNVARTMGNQSKNVAAHKKSPSKRKRPTKTLKGSPNKLITEMFSVIKKPPGKFSDNLGPMTSSPIPAHTEAKRRSNSRVVLEEKFQELDSASPEPPTATDVAARSPPSLGGATTVKESRDIIRKWTEAHGESPPLESDILDVAGYLRRLVTESRDLEGVHLLVRTLRRSIINVMENCDIMGTFIENDGVVTSWISAYEQITSSLQDVVKANYTGVALDIEDIA; this is encoded by the exons ggaggaacaatttacaaaacaaagtgaacgccTTGGAAAGCTCTCATCAATATTTGAAGGGGTTGCAATACACGTTGATGGATACACAAGTCCAACAGCGGATCAGTTGAAAGCATTAATGGCGCAACATGGTGGAAGATACCATGCTTACTACTCGAG TACAGGTACCACCCACATAATTGCAACGAATTTGCCCCGTGCAAAAACTAAAGATTTAAGGCCAAATCAGAAGATAGTTCGACCTGAATGGgttgttgattgtataaagGAAGGAAAACAACTGCCAATTCAACCATATATTGTTGCTGCAAGGGGTGTCAGCCGCATGCAAACTACTTTAACTGGAATGTCTAATAACAGCATATTTG TTAAAGAAAGCAGACTGATTTCAACTGATCGCAGCATGTCAGAAACACAAACTTTCCCCGATGACGGTAATTCCTCAACTCGTGAAACTCCACCTCCATATGCTCCTTCAACTTCAAAGAAAATGGAAACTATGTCATCTTCAAG GACAATTGTGTCAACTACTGATTCCACTTTCTTATCCGACTTTTATTCTCATTCTCGTCTACATTTTCTTTCCACTTGGAGGACTGAATTAGCTGATTACGTGAG GTCTTTATCAAATGAAAATGCTAACCTCGCAGGCTTTAATGAATTGAGGAAAATTGCTACAACAACTCCAG gaCCCGGTTGTTCAACAACAAGAGGAAAATACATCGTGCACATTGATATGGATTGTTTCTTTGTCTCTGTTGGCTTGCTCTCAAGACCTCATTTAGCTGGATTGCCTGTGGCTGTCACTCATCATTCGGCAAATGCTCCAGCCACTTTTCAACAACGTCCTGGTACTGATCCAGAATTTGAAATGAACTACTATCACCAGAAACTTGACAAGAAAAAGAGAGAGACGGAGTGTCAAGAAAAGCTA CCAAAGGATACTGGCAGTAAGACAGCAGCCAACACTGTCTCCTCATACTCAGAAATTGCATCTTGCAATTATGAAGCAAGGAGGGTAGGTCTGAAAAACGGAATGTTTTACGGGAAAGCTATTGAACTATGTCCTGACCTCGT AGCAATTCCTTATGATTTTGGCGCGTATCGGCAAGCATCACAGAAACTATATACTGTTTTAACTTCTTACACAAAGTCAATAGAAGCTGTTAGTTGTGATGAAGCTTTATTAGATATCACTCATCTGGTGGCAGATACTGGCCTGTCTCCATCAACAATTGTTCAGCATATTCGGCAGAAAATTAAGGATGAGACTGGATGCAATGCATCAGCTG GTATTGCTCCCAGTATCAGCATTGCAAGGATGGCTACCAGGGTTGGTAAGCCAAATGGCCTACATGAAGTTAAATCCAATCAAGTCGATTTTTTTATTCATGACCAGAAAGTTAAAGATCTTCCTGGTGTTGGAAGGTCCACAG CATCACGCTTGCAAGAACTTGGTGTGAAAACGTGTGGAgatttaaaattgatttcGTTGTCAATTCTTAAGAAAGAATTTGGTGTAAAGAATGGACAAAAGTTGTATGATTTGTGCCGAGGTGTGGACAAAAGAGAG GTTTGTCAGTCTAAGGAAAGAAAGTCAGTTTCGGCAGACGTTAATTACGGAATTAGATTGACTACTGAAGAGGAAATGAAAACCTTTCTCGGCAATCTTGCCAAAGAG GTTAGTGATCGTTTGAAGAAAGCTCAGATGGTTGGCAAGAAAGTCACCTTAAAAATAATGGTTCGTCTTCCCAATGCACCAGTTGAAACGGCTAAGTATGGTGGGCATGGTGTATGTCAGAGTCTGTCCAAATGTAAAAGTCTCGACTTCTTTACTGatgattgtgatgtcataaagagAGAAGCGATCATTCTCATGAAAAGCCTCCAG ACCAACATACCCGATTTGCGTGGGATTGGAATTCAGTTAACACAACTTCAGTCTGCAGCTGCCAAAATTGATGTTCATAAATCCGCCATCGGCAAGTTTATGAAACCCAA AGAAGAGGACAGCAAAACCAAACTTGTTAAAGCTGAAGATTGCATCATCATAGATTCAGACG ATGAAGTTCCCAACGTGAACAACTGCGAGAGCAACCAAGGACTAGACAGTAGCGTCCAAACTAATGTATTATCTCTGAATAAACGTACCGAAAAT AAAGGCATCAGCACAAGTTTTCTCGATGCTTTACCAGACGACATCCGCCAAGAGGTTGAAAAAGATATAAAAGGTCAGCAGTTGGCGCTACAGGGCACCAGG GTCCCAGAAGACGTTATTAATGTCGAGACGTCAAACGATGTCGTCGGTAAATCTTCGAAATCAAAATCCGGTCGTACCTCAGGCAATGTTGCTAGAACAATGGGGAACCAGTCCAAAAATGTAGCAGCACACAAAAAGTCCCCCTCCAAACGTAAGCGCCCTACGAAAACATTAAAGGGGAGCCCGAACAAGCTCATAACAGAAATGTTTTCCGTTATCAAAAAGCCCCCTGGGAAGTTCTCGGATAACCTGGGTCCAATGACATCATCACCTATTCCTGCACACACTGAAGCAAAAAGAAGGTCTAATTCCCGGGTCGTTCTGGAAGAAAAGTTTCAGGAACTCGATTCTG CTTCCCCAGAACCTCCAACGGCTACTGATGTCGCTGCACGATCTCCGCCATCGCTGGGTGGAGCCACCACGGTCAAAGAGTCACGTGACATTATTCGAAAATGGACTGAAGCTCACGGCGAATCTCCGCCGCTTGAGTCCGATATATTGGATGTTGCTGG GTATCTCCGTCGTTTGGTTACGGAGTCTCGTGACTTAGAAGGAGTTCACTTGCTCGTGCGTACATTACGTCGTTCCATTATAAACGTCATGGAAAACTGTGATATCATGGGaacttttattgaaaatgacgGTGTTGTGACGTCATGGATTAGCGCCTACGAGCAGATAACTTCTAGTTTGCAGGATGTTGTAAAAGCAAACTACACTGGTGTTGCTTTAGACATAGAAGACatcgcttaa
- the LOC143468269 gene encoding DNA repair protein REV1-like isoform X2, which yields MGGRGFLKVQSDDGWGERGGYMNAKLQKLEEQFTKQSERLGKLSSIFEGVAIHVDGYTSPTADQLKALMAQHGGRYHAYYSSTGTTHIIATNLPRAKTKDLRPNQKIVRPEWVVDCIKEGKQLPIQPYIVAARGVSRMQTTLTGMSNNSIFVKESRLISTDRSMSETQTFPDDGNSSTRETPPPYAPSTSKKMETMSSSRTIVSTTDSTFLSDFYSHSRLHFLSTWRTELADYVRSLSNENANLAGFNELRKIATTTPGPGCSTTRGKYIVHIDMDCFFVSVGLLSRPHLAGLPVAVTHHSANAPATFQQRPGTDPEFEMNYYHQKLDKKKRETECQEKLPKDTGSKTAANTVSSYSEIASCNYEARRVGLKNGMFYGKAIELCPDLVAIPYDFGAYRQASQKLYTVLTSYTKSIEAVSCDEALLDITHLVADTGLSPSTIVQHIRQKIKDETGCNASAGIAPSISIARMATRVGKPNGLHEVKSNQVDFFIHDQKVKDLPGVGRSTASRLQELGVKTCGDLKLISLSILKKEFGVKNGQKLYDLCRGVDKREVCQSKERKSVSADVNYGIRLTTEEEMKTFLGNLAKEVSDRLKKAQMVGKKVTLKIMVRLPNAPVETAKYGGHGVCQSLSKCKSLDFFTDDCDVIKREAIILMKSLQTNIPDLRGIGIQLTQLQSAAAKIDVHKSAIGKFMKPKEEDSKTKLVKAEDCIIIDSDDEVPNVNNCESNQGLDSSVQTNKGISTSFLDALPDDIRQEVEKDIKGQQLALQGTRVPEDVINVETSNDVVGKSSKSKSGRTSGNVARTMGNQSKNVAAHKKSPSKRKRPTKTLKGSPNKLITEMFSVIKKPPGKFSDNLGPMTSSPIPAHTEAKRRSNSRVVLEEKFQELDSASPEPPTATDVAARSPPSLGGATTVKESRDIIRKWTEAHGESPPLESDILDVAGYLRRLVTESRDLEGVHLLVRTLRRSIINVMENCDIMGTFIENDGVVTSWISAYEQITSSLQDVVKANYTGVALDIEDIA from the exons ggaggaacaatttacaaaacaaagtgaacgccTTGGAAAGCTCTCATCAATATTTGAAGGGGTTGCAATACACGTTGATGGATACACAAGTCCAACAGCGGATCAGTTGAAAGCATTAATGGCGCAACATGGTGGAAGATACCATGCTTACTACTCGAG TACAGGTACCACCCACATAATTGCAACGAATTTGCCCCGTGCAAAAACTAAAGATTTAAGGCCAAATCAGAAGATAGTTCGACCTGAATGGgttgttgattgtataaagGAAGGAAAACAACTGCCAATTCAACCATATATTGTTGCTGCAAGGGGTGTCAGCCGCATGCAAACTACTTTAACTGGAATGTCTAATAACAGCATATTTG TTAAAGAAAGCAGACTGATTTCAACTGATCGCAGCATGTCAGAAACACAAACTTTCCCCGATGACGGTAATTCCTCAACTCGTGAAACTCCACCTCCATATGCTCCTTCAACTTCAAAGAAAATGGAAACTATGTCATCTTCAAG GACAATTGTGTCAACTACTGATTCCACTTTCTTATCCGACTTTTATTCTCATTCTCGTCTACATTTTCTTTCCACTTGGAGGACTGAATTAGCTGATTACGTGAG GTCTTTATCAAATGAAAATGCTAACCTCGCAGGCTTTAATGAATTGAGGAAAATTGCTACAACAACTCCAG gaCCCGGTTGTTCAACAACAAGAGGAAAATACATCGTGCACATTGATATGGATTGTTTCTTTGTCTCTGTTGGCTTGCTCTCAAGACCTCATTTAGCTGGATTGCCTGTGGCTGTCACTCATCATTCGGCAAATGCTCCAGCCACTTTTCAACAACGTCCTGGTACTGATCCAGAATTTGAAATGAACTACTATCACCAGAAACTTGACAAGAAAAAGAGAGAGACGGAGTGTCAAGAAAAGCTA CCAAAGGATACTGGCAGTAAGACAGCAGCCAACACTGTCTCCTCATACTCAGAAATTGCATCTTGCAATTATGAAGCAAGGAGGGTAGGTCTGAAAAACGGAATGTTTTACGGGAAAGCTATTGAACTATGTCCTGACCTCGT AGCAATTCCTTATGATTTTGGCGCGTATCGGCAAGCATCACAGAAACTATATACTGTTTTAACTTCTTACACAAAGTCAATAGAAGCTGTTAGTTGTGATGAAGCTTTATTAGATATCACTCATCTGGTGGCAGATACTGGCCTGTCTCCATCAACAATTGTTCAGCATATTCGGCAGAAAATTAAGGATGAGACTGGATGCAATGCATCAGCTG GTATTGCTCCCAGTATCAGCATTGCAAGGATGGCTACCAGGGTTGGTAAGCCAAATGGCCTACATGAAGTTAAATCCAATCAAGTCGATTTTTTTATTCATGACCAGAAAGTTAAAGATCTTCCTGGTGTTGGAAGGTCCACAG CATCACGCTTGCAAGAACTTGGTGTGAAAACGTGTGGAgatttaaaattgatttcGTTGTCAATTCTTAAGAAAGAATTTGGTGTAAAGAATGGACAAAAGTTGTATGATTTGTGCCGAGGTGTGGACAAAAGAGAG GTTTGTCAGTCTAAGGAAAGAAAGTCAGTTTCGGCAGACGTTAATTACGGAATTAGATTGACTACTGAAGAGGAAATGAAAACCTTTCTCGGCAATCTTGCCAAAGAG GTTAGTGATCGTTTGAAGAAAGCTCAGATGGTTGGCAAGAAAGTCACCTTAAAAATAATGGTTCGTCTTCCCAATGCACCAGTTGAAACGGCTAAGTATGGTGGGCATGGTGTATGTCAGAGTCTGTCCAAATGTAAAAGTCTCGACTTCTTTACTGatgattgtgatgtcataaagagAGAAGCGATCATTCTCATGAAAAGCCTCCAG ACCAACATACCCGATTTGCGTGGGATTGGAATTCAGTTAACACAACTTCAGTCTGCAGCTGCCAAAATTGATGTTCATAAATCCGCCATCGGCAAGTTTATGAAACCCAA AGAAGAGGACAGCAAAACCAAACTTGTTAAAGCTGAAGATTGCATCATCATAGATTCAGACG ATGAAGTTCCCAACGTGAACAACTGCGAGAGCAACCAAGGACTAGACAGTAGCGTCCAAACTAAT AAAGGCATCAGCACAAGTTTTCTCGATGCTTTACCAGACGACATCCGCCAAGAGGTTGAAAAAGATATAAAAGGTCAGCAGTTGGCGCTACAGGGCACCAGG GTCCCAGAAGACGTTATTAATGTCGAGACGTCAAACGATGTCGTCGGTAAATCTTCGAAATCAAAATCCGGTCGTACCTCAGGCAATGTTGCTAGAACAATGGGGAACCAGTCCAAAAATGTAGCAGCACACAAAAAGTCCCCCTCCAAACGTAAGCGCCCTACGAAAACATTAAAGGGGAGCCCGAACAAGCTCATAACAGAAATGTTTTCCGTTATCAAAAAGCCCCCTGGGAAGTTCTCGGATAACCTGGGTCCAATGACATCATCACCTATTCCTGCACACACTGAAGCAAAAAGAAGGTCTAATTCCCGGGTCGTTCTGGAAGAAAAGTTTCAGGAACTCGATTCTG CTTCCCCAGAACCTCCAACGGCTACTGATGTCGCTGCACGATCTCCGCCATCGCTGGGTGGAGCCACCACGGTCAAAGAGTCACGTGACATTATTCGAAAATGGACTGAAGCTCACGGCGAATCTCCGCCGCTTGAGTCCGATATATTGGATGTTGCTGG GTATCTCCGTCGTTTGGTTACGGAGTCTCGTGACTTAGAAGGAGTTCACTTGCTCGTGCGTACATTACGTCGTTCCATTATAAACGTCATGGAAAACTGTGATATCATGGGaacttttattgaaaatgacgGTGTTGTGACGTCATGGATTAGCGCCTACGAGCAGATAACTTCTAGTTTGCAGGATGTTGTAAAAGCAAACTACACTGGTGTTGCTTTAGACATAGAAGACatcgcttaa
- the LOC143468269 gene encoding DNA repair protein REV1-like isoform X3 yields MVEDTMLTTRGTTHIIATNLPRAKTKDLRPNQKIVRPEWVVDCIKEGKQLPIQPYIVAARGVSRMQTTLTGMSNNSIFVKESRLISTDRSMSETQTFPDDGNSSTRETPPPYAPSTSKKMETMSSSRTIVSTTDSTFLSDFYSHSRLHFLSTWRTELADYVRSLSNENANLAGFNELRKIATTTPGPGCSTTRGKYIVHIDMDCFFVSVGLLSRPHLAGLPVAVTHHSANAPATFQQRPGTDPEFEMNYYHQKLDKKKRETECQEKLPKDTGSKTAANTVSSYSEIASCNYEARRVGLKNGMFYGKAIELCPDLVAIPYDFGAYRQASQKLYTVLTSYTKSIEAVSCDEALLDITHLVADTGLSPSTIVQHIRQKIKDETGCNASAGIAPSISIARMATRVGKPNGLHEVKSNQVDFFIHDQKVKDLPGVGRSTASRLQELGVKTCGDLKLISLSILKKEFGVKNGQKLYDLCRGVDKREVCQSKERKSVSADVNYGIRLTTEEEMKTFLGNLAKEVSDRLKKAQMVGKKVTLKIMVRLPNAPVETAKYGGHGVCQSLSKCKSLDFFTDDCDVIKREAIILMKSLQTNIPDLRGIGIQLTQLQSAAAKIDVHKSAIGKFMKPKEEDSKTKLVKAEDCIIIDSDDEVPNVNNCESNQGLDSSVQTNVLSLNKRTENKGISTSFLDALPDDIRQEVEKDIKGQQLALQGTRVPEDVINVETSNDVVGKSSKSKSGRTSGNVARTMGNQSKNVAAHKKSPSKRKRPTKTLKGSPNKLITEMFSVIKKPPGKFSDNLGPMTSSPIPAHTEAKRRSNSRVVLEEKFQELDSASPEPPTATDVAARSPPSLGGATTVKESRDIIRKWTEAHGESPPLESDILDVAGYLRRLVTESRDLEGVHLLVRTLRRSIINVMENCDIMGTFIENDGVVTSWISAYEQITSSLQDVVKANYTGVALDIEDIA; encoded by the exons ATGGTGGAAGATACCATGCTTACTACTCGAG GTACCACCCACATAATTGCAACGAATTTGCCCCGTGCAAAAACTAAAGATTTAAGGCCAAATCAGAAGATAGTTCGACCTGAATGGgttgttgattgtataaagGAAGGAAAACAACTGCCAATTCAACCATATATTGTTGCTGCAAGGGGTGTCAGCCGCATGCAAACTACTTTAACTGGAATGTCTAATAACAGCATATTTG TTAAAGAAAGCAGACTGATTTCAACTGATCGCAGCATGTCAGAAACACAAACTTTCCCCGATGACGGTAATTCCTCAACTCGTGAAACTCCACCTCCATATGCTCCTTCAACTTCAAAGAAAATGGAAACTATGTCATCTTCAAG GACAATTGTGTCAACTACTGATTCCACTTTCTTATCCGACTTTTATTCTCATTCTCGTCTACATTTTCTTTCCACTTGGAGGACTGAATTAGCTGATTACGTGAG GTCTTTATCAAATGAAAATGCTAACCTCGCAGGCTTTAATGAATTGAGGAAAATTGCTACAACAACTCCAG gaCCCGGTTGTTCAACAACAAGAGGAAAATACATCGTGCACATTGATATGGATTGTTTCTTTGTCTCTGTTGGCTTGCTCTCAAGACCTCATTTAGCTGGATTGCCTGTGGCTGTCACTCATCATTCGGCAAATGCTCCAGCCACTTTTCAACAACGTCCTGGTACTGATCCAGAATTTGAAATGAACTACTATCACCAGAAACTTGACAAGAAAAAGAGAGAGACGGAGTGTCAAGAAAAGCTA CCAAAGGATACTGGCAGTAAGACAGCAGCCAACACTGTCTCCTCATACTCAGAAATTGCATCTTGCAATTATGAAGCAAGGAGGGTAGGTCTGAAAAACGGAATGTTTTACGGGAAAGCTATTGAACTATGTCCTGACCTCGT AGCAATTCCTTATGATTTTGGCGCGTATCGGCAAGCATCACAGAAACTATATACTGTTTTAACTTCTTACACAAAGTCAATAGAAGCTGTTAGTTGTGATGAAGCTTTATTAGATATCACTCATCTGGTGGCAGATACTGGCCTGTCTCCATCAACAATTGTTCAGCATATTCGGCAGAAAATTAAGGATGAGACTGGATGCAATGCATCAGCTG GTATTGCTCCCAGTATCAGCATTGCAAGGATGGCTACCAGGGTTGGTAAGCCAAATGGCCTACATGAAGTTAAATCCAATCAAGTCGATTTTTTTATTCATGACCAGAAAGTTAAAGATCTTCCTGGTGTTGGAAGGTCCACAG CATCACGCTTGCAAGAACTTGGTGTGAAAACGTGTGGAgatttaaaattgatttcGTTGTCAATTCTTAAGAAAGAATTTGGTGTAAAGAATGGACAAAAGTTGTATGATTTGTGCCGAGGTGTGGACAAAAGAGAG GTTTGTCAGTCTAAGGAAAGAAAGTCAGTTTCGGCAGACGTTAATTACGGAATTAGATTGACTACTGAAGAGGAAATGAAAACCTTTCTCGGCAATCTTGCCAAAGAG GTTAGTGATCGTTTGAAGAAAGCTCAGATGGTTGGCAAGAAAGTCACCTTAAAAATAATGGTTCGTCTTCCCAATGCACCAGTTGAAACGGCTAAGTATGGTGGGCATGGTGTATGTCAGAGTCTGTCCAAATGTAAAAGTCTCGACTTCTTTACTGatgattgtgatgtcataaagagAGAAGCGATCATTCTCATGAAAAGCCTCCAG ACCAACATACCCGATTTGCGTGGGATTGGAATTCAGTTAACACAACTTCAGTCTGCAGCTGCCAAAATTGATGTTCATAAATCCGCCATCGGCAAGTTTATGAAACCCAA AGAAGAGGACAGCAAAACCAAACTTGTTAAAGCTGAAGATTGCATCATCATAGATTCAGACG ATGAAGTTCCCAACGTGAACAACTGCGAGAGCAACCAAGGACTAGACAGTAGCGTCCAAACTAATGTATTATCTCTGAATAAACGTACCGAAAAT AAAGGCATCAGCACAAGTTTTCTCGATGCTTTACCAGACGACATCCGCCAAGAGGTTGAAAAAGATATAAAAGGTCAGCAGTTGGCGCTACAGGGCACCAGG GTCCCAGAAGACGTTATTAATGTCGAGACGTCAAACGATGTCGTCGGTAAATCTTCGAAATCAAAATCCGGTCGTACCTCAGGCAATGTTGCTAGAACAATGGGGAACCAGTCCAAAAATGTAGCAGCACACAAAAAGTCCCCCTCCAAACGTAAGCGCCCTACGAAAACATTAAAGGGGAGCCCGAACAAGCTCATAACAGAAATGTTTTCCGTTATCAAAAAGCCCCCTGGGAAGTTCTCGGATAACCTGGGTCCAATGACATCATCACCTATTCCTGCACACACTGAAGCAAAAAGAAGGTCTAATTCCCGGGTCGTTCTGGAAGAAAAGTTTCAGGAACTCGATTCTG CTTCCCCAGAACCTCCAACGGCTACTGATGTCGCTGCACGATCTCCGCCATCGCTGGGTGGAGCCACCACGGTCAAAGAGTCACGTGACATTATTCGAAAATGGACTGAAGCTCACGGCGAATCTCCGCCGCTTGAGTCCGATATATTGGATGTTGCTGG GTATCTCCGTCGTTTGGTTACGGAGTCTCGTGACTTAGAAGGAGTTCACTTGCTCGTGCGTACATTACGTCGTTCCATTATAAACGTCATGGAAAACTGTGATATCATGGGaacttttattgaaaatgacgGTGTTGTGACGTCATGGATTAGCGCCTACGAGCAGATAACTTCTAGTTTGCAGGATGTTGTAAAAGCAAACTACACTGGTGTTGCTTTAGACATAGAAGACatcgcttaa